DNA from Sphaerodactylus townsendi isolate TG3544 linkage group LG08, MPM_Stown_v2.3, whole genome shotgun sequence:
AGCTGCAAGGATATGAGGGTTGAACTTATTATGATGAATTTGTCATCTCTGTAGTTATTTTGCAAACATTAACTCTTTTCAAATATCGAGCTAAATTAACTCTATTCAATTACAGAGTCAAATTCAATAGATGCCACTGCAAGCTGTCTGAGCTAGAAGAGGAAAGCGGGTTACAAGATGACGACCTGCAAGCTTTTTGTGATTATCTGGATATGATAAATGAAGATATGTCAGAGGGATCTGAGGATCATGTTTCCAATAGGCCCATGTTTCCCTTACTTTAAGCAAATCATATCTGATATGTTTGTGGCTGCAAAGGTCTACACAGAGGAAACATGCAGTTTATCGGCACAAATGAGCAATAAGTTTACAGCGCTAATACTGTCTTGCTGACAGAGAAGAAATTCTTTACTTACAATAATTTGGCACAGTCTATTTGGCTGTTACAGAGTCATAAAGAAGAACATTGGCattgtgtgcagttccaatttgTCTCACCAGTCCTCATCGACAGCACTTTACATGGAAAGTCCTGTATACACAGCAGGACAtttactgggtttttaaaaagtagctttGACTTAAGCTGGGAGGGAAAGCACAAAAGTGTCTATTACCCATGTGCTTATAACAAATCCACTAGTCACTGCAGTTTTGTATATAAAGAAACATTTCTAGAGATCCAACATATGAAACCACATATGGTTAGATTTTTCCTCTTCATTTAGTAGCTACACTGTATCTAAGATTATGatgagcaaaagaaaaataaagaaaaagaagaagaagaggaagaggaagaatagtagtagtagtttggatttatatcccctctttctctcctataggagactcaaaaaggcttacaatctccttgcccttcccccctcacaacaaacaccctgtgaggtgggtggggctgagagagctccgaaaagctgtgactagcgcaaggtcacccagctggcgtgtgtgggagtgcacaggctaatctgaattccccagatatgcctccacaattcaagcggcagagctgggaatcaaacctggttcctccagataagagtgcacctgctcttagccactatgccactgctgctcctgggcagtAGTCCTGGGCAGATGTAATGATAGAGATCCTTCAGGGGTATTTTTGAGAGTGGTAGACACTGCAGGTTTTTGGTTCTCCCTAATCAATCAGCAATATAAACACTTGCATGGTTAGAGCAGCATTGTTTCTATACCAGCATTAGCTTTGGTTAGCATGACTACGTTGACAGTCAGAACACTCAGGTGGTTCACTGGGCTCCAAATGCTGAGATGTCAACTTCTAGAGAGCAActatttttgttgcttttcagAAGATTTACTGTTACTGTTCATGCATAAAGGGCAGGGGCATCACACCTTGATCTGCACATCAAGAGTAGGATcatggtgaagagaaggtggcTCAGAGGTGTACAAAATTTCATTTGTAACACCAGCAGATCCAGATAACCCGTTTCCCACAAAAGGCGGGAAAAAGCTCACTCTTGACTTCCACATGCCTGGTACTACAGTTTTGTCCTCCAATACTTCATGCATGTCCCTGTAGAACAGCACTCCCTTCCTTGTAGCAGACCTTCTGGCCCAGCCGTCAACCACCCCCACCAATCAGGTCTTCAAAACTGTGTGCATTCGCTTGTGACCTCCAGCCTCCTGTGACTAATCTTGTTTGTGGGGATATTCCGTATTAGCGTGGGCGACAGATTCTGAATTGCTGGCTGAGGTTGTTATGCTGGGTGAGTAGAAAGGAAACACAAGGCACAGTTTTTATAAGGAAGGGTAGGGAAGGCTTCCTATACTCTCCTCAATACACTACAACTCCGGTGCTTAGTTTGTGCTTATTGTCAATGTTGCTTTTGGTTCTCTGCTCTTAGTCCTGGCCTAGATTTTGGTGAAGTCGCAACTTTGGTTCCTGCAGGCAAACATGACTATGTTGCCGTAATTATTATATCACGTGGCTTCCTGCCATATACTTGAAGCTCCATCAGTCCTGATGGTGCCATCTGTAGATTAAAGGTGGACCGTAGGACTGGAAAAGCAGAATGACAATCATCATATGATGACAATCATCATATAGCAAAGAAGGAGCATGAAACTGTGTGAGCTTGTTGCACTTTCCTAACCTAAGCAATGGTTAGAAAATTTAGTATTGTTCCTATGCACTAGGTCAGTGACATTTGCCTTGTCTAAAAATTGTAAAGCATAATGTTTACCAATTCATTTAAATAAGCATATATAAGTTGAATATGTGTTTGTGTTACATACACTTTATTTCAAATAACTTTGgctggtgaaaaaaaaagttaatgaagACATTGGGCTGCAGTATAATAACTCAATAATCAAAGCACCCTAGCAGTATCAAAACTGCagtgaaaagagattccacaagCAAAAATCAGATGTTATCTGAGCTTCAACAGACTTAAAAGAGTCTTGTAATAGCTTTGAGAAAAGTTCTCAAATCTGCCTTTTCCAAGAAGAAATCTTCAACAAAATGTGTTGGATTTAGAAACTTTTAATGAAAATGAAGATTAGCATTATAACAGAGGGagatttttttcagcttgaaGTTATGAGAAAGTAAATATTCAAATGCAGTAACTGATATTACAATGACCTATTCTACAGTTTTGTTGAACAAAAAGCACCTATATGACAAAGCAGAAGACATTTGCCTTCTACATAGGATTACTAATGTTATTTGATCAGAAAGGATTAGGTATCCTAAATGAAACTCTGCAATTCTGGGTAGACTGTTGCCACTGCCAATCTGGGAAAAGCCATGCAAAGTAGAGCATATGGGATGAAGACGATTGTACCTATTCTTTCTTAAAGTCCCAACTGCCACTCATCaagggaaaaatggaaaataaaaccaGGACTTTTGATAAAATGTTATACTACTGCTCAAGACAGAGAAACACAAGAGATTCCCATCACTGCCTCAAGAATTAAAAATTTAGGATGGAACTTCCTATGAGGCAGAGCATGGAAAACTCATTGGGAGTTAACACCAGGAAACGTCCTGGAAAATGACCACATTTCACAGCACACAGAAAGACAAAAATGTAGCTTTCAGTTCGCATATGTGCTGAAAATCAACAAGTTCAGACAATTTGTTTATAGTAGCTACTTCTTTATGCATTTTAACTCATTTTTAGAAACCAATTTAATACAGATTATTCAGCAAATATGAGCAAGAGAAAAAGCAGAGAACACAAGCTAAAACTACAGAGGAAAATATGCATGGTTTGGAATATTGAACTTACATCCTGCATTACTGCACTGAAGAGTGTACATGAGGACAACTGAAAAGACTGAATCATAACCTGAGCAACGCCCTGTGGAGCAGAATACAATGCACTTCCCAGGTCAGAATGTACGCATAAGTCTTGCACTCAAAAACAGAATATTAATGATGTGACTGCAGGACTACTGGCTTAATCAAACTACCAAAACTTGCACATAGTGAAAGTTGTTCATATACTGAACCATTTTTATTTAGTAATATAAAATCTCTATTTTTTTATACTAGAGTAATGAACGAGTAGTAGGTGACAAAAGAAACTATTTGTATTAGAAACCGCAAAACAACCAaccctgaatgttttgtttcCTCTGTATTTATCCAGTTTGCCATAAAACTCAGTTCTCTGTGCCATAAAACATTAGGCTTTTCTCCAATATATGAAAAACTGCAGCTCACAGCAGTTACTCTACAGCAAAAAAGTTTCTTAACACTGGCTAGATGTGAGTGATTTCTGGATGAAAGTAAGGTACACTACTGTCAACAACATTTGCTTCATAAAAGTAAGGATCTCTGCCTTCAGGGGAATTACATGCAAAAAAGCACACTGCTCTGAATAGGGTACCACACATTCAAGCTTGTTACTAGTCTggccccctttcctccttcctcaaTCATTCCAGCTATATTCTTTAGCACTCTGGCTCAGTAGCTTTTTTTTCCCCTAGAAAACGAAGACAACTAGAAACTGAgacaaaatttgttttaaaagcatATCTGTGAGTCATTAGTAACTCACTGTACATTACTATGCAAAGCCATTGTTTGGATAGAGGAAGTTGACTTAAAAGTGAATATACATAATATAGAGGCTTAAAAGTGAATATACATAATTTTGATTTACTATAGATATCTTGCACActcttaattaaaattaaatacactatggccccttccacacatgcagaataatgcactttcaatccactttcacaattgtttgcaagtggattttgctattccgcacagtaaaatccagctgcaaagtgcattgaaagtggattgaaagtacgttattctgcatgtgcggaaggggcctgtatgtTACCTATAACAAAGTGCCTGGAATACAGAAGGCACTTGAACAGTTGATCAGTAATTACTATGAACACCAGTCCTGCAGAGACACTTTACATTGCCTAAGAATACAGGATCTGCTGAAAAGACTGAAATGTTGTACCATCATATAAGCACATTTACTATTTTATATGCTTGATAAAATTGCCCTTTACActaaatgttttgaacaaaaTGGACATTACAACCTCATATTTCCCCCATACAGCATATTTATAGTTCATCAGCCCTCTTTTAATacaatagcatttttaaaatttggatatATGTCTTTAACTAAAGGCAACTAAACAGCTAAAGTATTGTGCTTCTATTTAGACAACACTCACTATGTGGGTGAAGTCTCTGGAAAAGTAAATATCAAattcactccaacacacacacaaaaaaatagtCAAAGCTATGAGAACAAAAGCGGCTTTGGGAATTTTAGAAGCATGAAGCTGCAGCTGTTACCTGAGCATGCTGGGATTGGGTAAGCTCCTCTTTCTTGCGTTTCATGAGCTCTTTTCTCAGCTCTTTTGGTGCTTTCTCCACTTCATTAAAAACCTACAGTGCACAAGCATGcagaaggtggggaaaagaaccctttttctccacagcaagcaTGTATGGTAAATACAAGAGAAGCAGATCAAGCACTAAAAGGTATCAAAAGCATGCATCAAAGCCAGAAGAGTTAGCTGGATAATAAATGGACCGAAAAAGAAGACATGCATGAAGCACGGGCTAATCACATTCCAAAGAGTAGTTAGATGCTAAATTCAGGTTTCATGCAAATGCCAATGATGTGCAATCACAAACAGTTTTTACAGAAGGGGACACGTGTACATCAGCAGTCACCAAAATATGAACTATTCTGTAGTGATGACAAAAAAGGTTTCACTGTCATAGCAAAAGCTCCAAAATAGCTGGTTGCTTAGATTATTATCACTTGAAAAAACAGCTACTGCTGACATTTCTGTCAAGCTGAAATAGTTAGCAAAAAAATATTCAATTAAAGCCGTAACCACTTCAAAGGGATATTTTACATTGTGCAGGAGTAAATTTTCAGTTTCAGAAGGTAATCTAGATATTGCCATTCATGTCTATTAGACGAGAATTATGTTCCAGAAACTTGCAATTTGTATATAGCAGTTAAAGAATTTCAAAGATAATCTTCTAGAGAAACTAAGTGATCTGTTGATAATGCAGATTGAATAGATGATTAAAGTCTGATTGCATTGTTCCATACTTTTATGGAAGGATTATATACAGTAGATTTGTTTTCCTCACAGTAACAAAAGCTAACAAGTATTCAAGAACAAATGACTGTTTATCAGTTGAAGAACCCTCAGGAAAAAATACAGCCCAAATCACCACATGCTATTCCTGTTTGTATGAAAAGATTTGTTTGAGCACATCACATATCTTTACCAGCTTCCCATTAAAGCCCAATCACCAGTAGAGACTCACAGTGCAAGAGGTTCAGCAAAACAAAAGTTAATATTGTACAGATTTCAAGAAACACATGGATTAATGAACTGAACTTAATTCTCCACTGAACCTGAACTAAACCAAAATCAAATTGGTTGTGTCCTTTAAATTTGCTTCCATTTCAAAGCTTAATATGCATTTTATTTCAAACCTTCATGTGCTTCATTCAGAGGCAAAATCATTCCATAAATTTCTCAAATGGAATTATGCATGTAAATGAAAGCTACTGTAAAGATTTAAGATTTTCTAAGGCAGAAAACTACAGCAAAGAGTTCTAAACCTGACACTGTTGTAAAGTTATCTTTTTGCTTCCACACACAAAAGTAAAGTAAAAAAGTCAACTATATAGCAGTGTTTTTTCCTTCCAGAAATATAGGCTTAAAATCCTCACTGACTTTTATATTATTACAGTTATCTTTTCCACATTGCGACTTTTCCCATTGCGATTTTGAAATATCAGGAGaaggcataagaaattaaatgggaattttcgGGGAGTTTTGCAGAGgctccagatgacacagaaaacgattagaaactcagaaatatgTAACATATATGTACAGTATTGTATAAAATCAACATATTTGATCTttcaataccataaatatacacaatttctttttaaaagttaaaatggaaaataaaatttcagattcagatttattctctGGCACAAAGGGAGGGCCAAATTTTTTACACAGATTTCCATATTGTGGAGGGTGCCGTGCCCTTACTcccagcgatgtggaagggatagctTTTTCTCCTGTTCTGCTTTGATGGTTTTGCTTCATCACGTAAGTGATTTGTATGTTCCTGTATATCCATTTAGTAGATTTACTGGTTACAGTTTGAAGAAGCAAACTGGATTTGGAGGATTTTCTGTCCGCCCTTTCTCAGCATTAAATCTACTTTTAAACACCATCTACATTATAGATCCTCAGCCATTACTTTTCTCAACACTCAAAACAAATAGAGCTGCTTCTATGGTAGCAGAAACTTTGAAATCAAGGCTGATCATAGCTACTATTCTCACTCACATTAAAATTTATAACATATGTCAAAGATAAAGTTATTTTCACTATAATTTTATATctaaatttgctgttttaattgtacaTGACTTCCAATAGCAAGATATTTCCCATGGGTAAGAACACACTGTTggattaaaactattaaaagcagAGTTCCATTTGTGGAAGGTATCTTTGTtgcctttctcctttttaaagacCCATAAAGTGACACAAAGTTGTGAAACTTTGGAGAACAGAGAGATGCAGGCATGGGGCTGCAGTAGGAAGggggaattggcagaaatcaTCTAGTGCTTGCACAAGAGAAAGGTCAATTGCTGCCAATTCACCATTCAGCATCCCAAACCATTCAAAGGCACCCTGATCTGCATGAGCTGCAGGAAGAAGATGACAAAGATCCTTTCTGAGATTCGCATTCTACTTGAAATATTCCACATCCAGTACATCTGAGGAATTTGATGGggaaataactttttaaataacATCAGAATTCATCAGGAATGATGAAGACCGTTACAATGGAAAAGCACTGAAATGTAGTTACTAATGGCTTAAAGCAACCTTTATGAAAAACAGACATAGCTAAGATCAGAGACCAGCCCTATATCCCTTCTAAACAGAGTCGTTacctctttctttttgtttttcaacATGTTCTGGAACTTGGTTAGCTCTTTCTCCTGTTCTGCTTTGATGCGTTTTGCTTCATCACGTAAGCGATTTGTATGTTCCTGTTCCAAGCGTTCTATTGTCTGCTTCTGCTGTTTTTCTAGATTTTCAATTTCTTGGTCATAGTGCCGCTTCTTACTCTGAAAAATTAGGCATTTATTTATAGAGCTACATTTGAGAAAAAAGGCTCCATATGTAAAGAAAGCTTAAATTTGCATGCCACCATTTAAGTAAGTGTTTATGATAGAACATGAAACAACTGTTTGTAGCTTTCTGTTTAAAATTTCTTGGAAATAGTATTCCAGAGAGAACTCATCCAAACTTTTGCTCTCTAAATCTTACACTAATTCCACCAAGCCAAAGCTTAAACAATTATTCTCCATCTACAGAACTCAGGGTCATATATTTTTTTATAGTTCAGAGCAGAATTTTTAAGCTTCTCAAGTAGGCCTAATGTTGCAAGATATTGTTTTTATCTAAAATATGTACATTACAACTAACCTGAAATTCAGCTGCATAAAAGAACACATCCTGCCCATTTTATTATGGGTATATTTGTTGATCTTTGTATTTTATGTGACTTCTAGAAGAAGCCTGTGATGAATGAGCACACAGAACTCTTCATATAACTGTGGCTCTACTATTTGCATTgccagaagaaggaaaaaactgCATATAAATCAGGATCCAAAGCACCATTGGACAGCAATGGGATATCATGGGGTTTCCTCCAATGGAAAGGCAAAGCCCTTTATTGCCCACTAGATCTAGCCTCAGTTTGTTTTGGGAGAGTTTACACTACTTTGGAATGTTTCAATCATTAGCAGGAAACCAAAGAATGCCATAATCCTTAATACAGCAAtaccgactatgcaaattctaggtggctgaaactagttgagggaaaaatcaacactcttggcttttcattagagtcgttagtccctctttccctatcagaagcatatagctgcttgaataCAGCAATATACTAGAAATGAATGTTATTTTCTGCAAGGGGCCAACATGCTAGCCACAGCCTGGTACCTGTACTTATATGTCCATGCTGTAATAGGACAATTTCACATTATGAAATAAAGACAAAGCTCCATCACCTTACCCACTGTTGACAACCAGCGTCTATGCAGAGTGTTACTATTTCTGAGGTCAGAGAGGTTGATGCTTTCAATAAATAAGCCATATCCAAAGTACATGGGATGACATGCAAACCTATACTTGGTATAACCCCAGCAAAAACTAAATTTCCACACTTATTTGTCCGTGAGTGGCCACATCAAGTATTTTCGGAATCAGCCAGCTAAAAGCCAAATTCCTGAATGCAAATCCTCATTTGGTCACTGGTGAGAGCAGTGTTGAACTTGTAGCACTGATGAGCAATAAAATTGCTAGTACAATAAGAAAAGGAGTGTCAGCACTGGTTCCTTCCGCAACAGGAATGCAAGCTTCGACCTGCCATTGAAGGTACCTTCAAACAGCCAAACCTAACTGGTCCGGGGTACCATGCCATCACTAATATTTCTATATGATCTCTGGTTGGCTGGAACTACAATGAAGAGCAATGAAAATGGTACTGAAATACCAGCAGATTCAGGCTTTGACATTTTTATCCACATAAAATGTAACTAAGAAGGATTTTAAGGGCTTTCCACATTCCTTGAAATCCTAATCTTCTTCTCAAAAATATTTGAATGTAAAAACTTGGCACAGTGCTACAAGATTAGTAAATGCATTCAAAATGAGGACCCAATCAaatagatcagacctgggcattatacggcctgcgggccacatccggcccgccagatgaccctgactggcccccctgccttgctggggagcgaggcacctttgaaagccccgcagaagccggttgccttggttgcctgcttctgcggggctttcaaaagatGCCTGTATGCTGGGGGGTGAAACAACTGAAagccgcagaagccggttgccttggctgctggcttctgcggggctttcaaaagcgcccccccccccgccttgctggggagcgaggagcctttgaaagccccgcagaagccagcaaccaaggcaaccggcttctgcagggctttcaaaagcaccagtcgatgaaaaaagtaggtcaagggacttacttgcttgattgtcacagtggacaactatgcaggtaggttaagcctgagATTCTTTGTgacaaatagtgttgtatgcagaactgttgccactgattccaagttgatctgtgcacctgtctgtcacttatcagcccctattatgcagaattgagtttagccttttggcccggccctccacaatattttctgtttcttatgcggccccatggaaaaaataattgcccacccctgaaatAGATGCTAGTAGGGAAAAATGTGAATCTTACTGTCATTTCCTGTTCAAAGCGTCTAAAGAGCTGTTCTCGTTGCTGCAACAGTTTATTGCTGAGCTGCTGTTGTGCTCGCTGCTCTTCTTTCTGGAGAAGTCGCAATTCCCGCAATTCCTGCCGCCTGAGAAGCATTGAGAAGGGGAGAAGTAGCGCAAGGGATAAGAAAGTACACACTGAATCAGATTTAATGCATGATCAGTAGAGCCAGAATTTGTGTTTTAACCCCAAACagttaattttaaatttaaatatatttatttctttaaatatatttaaatttctttaaatatatttaaatttaatatatttatttctttaaatatccAACGTTTTAGGTTTATTTAAAGAAACCAAGCTTTCCTTTCTTCTTAAAAAGTCGCAAAACATCATTTTAAGCAGTTCGTTCCCAGTTAAATAAATTCTCCCCATTGAAACAGATTTTCAAACTTACCGAAGATACCGCAGCTCTTCACTTTTAGAATCGCTGTCAGTAATTATTTTAGAGGTAGTCACACTCACTTCCACTCCATCAACAACAAATTTGCGAGTTTTCTTTAAAGTTTTCTTGTGTCTTTTAGTTTCCTGAATAAAAAGATGATAGATTGTTCTGGTTGTAAACGGTTAAATGCATGTAAACTTGTAAAATTTCATTTCTAGTTAATAGAATTATGAATTACAGCACAACCTGAAGCCCTTAATTTAACTTTTTCTTCACAAGATAGGCAAAGATAAACTGAACTGAAGTACTGATCTTAAACCGCTCATCTCTTTAGTCTGTATCTGGTCTTGTTTGAAGGTAGTTCAAAGCACCTTAACGCTGAACTCATCAATACAAACAAACACCTCCACAAGAAACATCAAGACACtgtacattaacatttaaaatgttaggAATATGGAAGTTTGTTCTTTTGTGTCATTTTTGCCACTTGATTATGAATACACACACAGTTTaaactgcatatttttaaaaaaccaagattATTGACTCTTACCTGTAAAGACACTGAGCCACTATCCTTGTTTTTAGTGAGGAAGCTGGAAATCGACAAGTTCAAATCAATGCTGCTGTTGTCAGCTGTGGAACCAGTGCCTGAATCGGTGTCATTTTCTTTAGAGCTTTCATGATCAAGGTGCTGTGAGTTTTCAACACTGCACTGAATGCCTAATttatctttcatttcattttcaacaCAACTAACACTAATATGGGGTACTGGAGAGAACTCATTTGCATGTGGCTGTTTGATGACAGTGGAGACCACTGCAGGATCTGTGTCTATCTGAACATCAGTCTTGAGGTTCTCCTCGGGTCTTTCTAATTTCTGGTCAGGTTCTCCAGTTTGGTGGCCAACACTGCTTTCCTCAATTGTGCTTTTCTCCTCAACATGCTGTGTGTCACATTCTACAGACTTTAGGTCCTTGTCTTCCATTTCTGATAAAACTTTGATGTCTGTTTCCATTCCTTCCATTGCCCTGTCCATTCTTCTCTCAGCTAGCTGCTGAACAGAACTGACTACTTCACCTGTAGTAGAAGTTGGTTCAGAGGAACctttttcctgcccttcctcaacAATATTCTCTGTTGACTTCTGTACACTTTCAAGCATCTCATCTACATCACTGTTCAAAGATTTCCCAGCACTTTCACCCTTTGGAGAACTGctggtatctgtttttatttgctCCTGTACTCCCTCACCTGAATCAACTGTATTTTTTATCTGAGGCTCACTAATACCAATAACAACTTCATTTTTATGAACTTCAGATTCCATCTGGCCACTTTTTTCATGTATGCTATCTTGCAACTCCTTAACTTCTTCAGTTCCTTCTATTTTCATTTCTTCCCTTGCTTCCTTTTCTTGAAAGTCTGTACCACATTTTTCTTCTCCATTGTCAGCTTCTTTAGGTATTACTTCTGTAACATATTCATTGCTGCTTTCAGGTTCAggtgttattttttgtttgttttcagtcaCTAATTCATTTCCAAAGTCATTTTCTTTCTTGGGGTCAACATCTGTTTCAGTTACTAATgcatccttttctttttctttgttctgtgaTGCAAAATCTTCAATCAGCACTGTATTTTGAACTCTACTTTTCTCAGCTTTCGCATCTTCTCCAAGTAAAATGGAGCCATTCTGCAGTTTTTCGGTACTTTCCTGGGTAGAATCAGATATGCTTTCATCAGATTTTTCAATTCTGTTGGATTTTTCATCTACAGGTGTATCAGTACTAGTCTCTGCAGCAgatgcattttctgttttttcacaAACAGATTCCAGAAGACAGGTATTCTGTGACAGTTTATCCTCTTCTGAGCTAGCAATACTGAGGTCAGATGAGGCTCGCTTATTTGCAGGTAACTGCTAAAATATGCATTGAAAAATTGATCAGTTTCTTAAAGTTGCAAATCATCAATGATATTAAGTTTTATAACTGCCTGAGCAaggttatatttattattactaaACATTTATAATAAACTCTAAACACTTTACCAATTCCAAATAAGTTCATCCTTTTTCAAATAGATCCCAGAGGTATAGTAAAAGTTTGCGCATCCTGTAGAAAATTTCATATCACTACTTCATACTTGGTAACGTTTCTTGAACATAAAAGGGTGGCTTTCAAATCATAAGAAAAAGTAGCAAGGCTACTATCATGATTTGTCTCACCAATGAAAGTAATCTATCAATGTGttaaaatgcacatttttcagaaggctagtttttaaaaaggtagaTGTTCTGCAATTAATATATATTGTTTCCTATGTCAGTTGATTAACCATGTATATAGACCA
Protein-coding regions in this window:
- the SLK gene encoding STE20-like serine/threonine-protein kinase isoform X1, which produces MSFFNFRKIFKLGSEKKKKQYEHVKRDLNPEDYWEIIGELGDGAFGKVFKAQNKETNVLAAAKVIDTKSEEELEDYMVEIDILASCDHPNIVKLLDAFYYENNLWILIEFCAGGAVDAVMLELERPLTEPQIRVVCRQTLEALHYLHENKIIHRDLKAGNILFTLDGDIKLADFGVSAKNTRTIQRRDSFIGTPYWMAPEVVMCETSKDRPYDYKADVWSLGITLIEMAEIEPPHHELNPMRVLLKIAKSEPPSLAQPSKWSPDFKDFLKKCLEKNVDARWNIVELLQHPFVTVTSNKPIRELIAEAKAEVTEEVEDGKDEDEEEESENSLQLPANKRASSDLSIASSEEDKLSQNTCLLESVCEKTENASAAETSTDTPVDEKSNRIEKSDESISDSTQESTEKLQNGSILLGEDAKAEKSRVQNTVLIEDFASQNKEKEKDALVTETDVDPKKENDFGNELVTENKQKITPEPESSNEYVTEVIPKEADNGEEKCGTDFQEKEAREEMKIEGTEEVKELQDSIHEKSGQMESEVHKNEVVIGISEPQIKNTVDSGEGVQEQIKTDTSSSPKGESAGKSLNSDVDEMLESVQKSTENIVEEGQEKGSSEPTSTTGEVVSSVQQLAERRMDRAMEGMETDIKVLSEMEDKDLKSVECDTQHVEEKSTIEESSVGHQTGEPDQKLERPEENLKTDVQIDTDPAVVSTVIKQPHANEFSPVPHISVSCVENEMKDKLGIQCSVENSQHLDHESSKENDTDSGTGSTADNSSIDLNLSISSFLTKNKDSGSVSLQETKRHKKTLKKTRKFVVDGVEVSVTTSKIITDSDSKSEELRYLRRQELRELRLLQKEEQRAQQQLSNKLLQQREQLFRRFEQEMTSKKRHYDQEIENLEKQQKQTIERLEQEHTNRLRDEAKRIKAEQEKELTKFQNMLKNKKKEVFNEVEKAPKELRKELMKRKKEELTQSQHAQEQEFVQKQQQELDAALKKIIQQQKTELATIERDCLNNKQQLMRAREAAIWELEERHLQEKHQLLKQQLKDQYFMQRHQLLKRHEKETEQMQRYNQRLFEELKNKQTQEKVRLPKIQRSEAKTRMAMFKKSLRINSSSTPEQDREKIKQFAVQEEKRHKNERLAQHQKHENQMRDLQLQCEANIRELHQLQNEKCHLLVEHETQKLKELDEEHSQELKEWREKLRPRKKTLEEEFARKLQEQEVFFKMSGESECLNPSTQSRISKFYPIPSMHSTGS
- the SLK gene encoding STE20-like serine/threonine-protein kinase isoform X2; the encoded protein is MSFFNFRKIFKLGSEKKKKQYEHVKRDLNPEDYWEIIGELGDGAFGKVFKAQNKETNVLAAAKVIDTKSEEELEDYMVEIDILASCDHPNIVKLLDAFYYENNLWILIEFCAGGAVDAVMLELERPLTEPQIRVVCRQTLEALHYLHENKIIHRDLKAGNILFTLDGDIKLADFGVSAKNTRTIQRRDSFIGTPYWMAPEVVMCETSKDRPYDYKADVWSLGITLIEMAEIEPPHHELNPMRVLLKIAKSEPPSLAQPSKWSPDFKDFLKKCLEKNVDARWNIVELLQHPFVTVTSNKPIRELIAEAKAEVTEEVEDGKDEDEEEESENSLLPANKRASSDLSIASSEEDKLSQNTCLLESVCEKTENASAAETSTDTPVDEKSNRIEKSDESISDSTQESTEKLQNGSILLGEDAKAEKSRVQNTVLIEDFASQNKEKEKDALVTETDVDPKKENDFGNELVTENKQKITPEPESSNEYVTEVIPKEADNGEEKCGTDFQEKEAREEMKIEGTEEVKELQDSIHEKSGQMESEVHKNEVVIGISEPQIKNTVDSGEGVQEQIKTDTSSSPKGESAGKSLNSDVDEMLESVQKSTENIVEEGQEKGSSEPTSTTGEVVSSVQQLAERRMDRAMEGMETDIKVLSEMEDKDLKSVECDTQHVEEKSTIEESSVGHQTGEPDQKLERPEENLKTDVQIDTDPAVVSTVIKQPHANEFSPVPHISVSCVENEMKDKLGIQCSVENSQHLDHESSKENDTDSGTGSTADNSSIDLNLSISSFLTKNKDSGSVSLQETKRHKKTLKKTRKFVVDGVEVSVTTSKIITDSDSKSEELRYLRRQELRELRLLQKEEQRAQQQLSNKLLQQREQLFRRFEQEMTSKKRHYDQEIENLEKQQKQTIERLEQEHTNRLRDEAKRIKAEQEKELTKFQNMLKNKKKEVFNEVEKAPKELRKELMKRKKEELTQSQHAQEQEFVQKQQQELDAALKKIIQQQKTELATIERDCLNNKQQLMRAREAAIWELEERHLQEKHQLLKQQLKDQYFMQRHQLLKRHEKETEQMQRYNQRLFEELKNKQTQEKVRLPKIQRSEAKTRMAMFKKSLRINSSSTPEQDREKIKQFAVQEEKRHKNERLAQHQKHENQMRDLQLQCEANIRELHQLQNEKCHLLVEHETQKLKELDEEHSQELKEWREKLRPRKKTLEEEFARKLQEQEVFFKMSGESECLNPSTQSRISKFYPIPSMHSTGS